Genomic DNA from Mesorhizobium sp. 131-2-1:
AGATCACCGCCACCACCACCGGCAAGGTGCCGAACACGTCGGCGACCGCGGCGTCGTCGGGCTCCGACCTCAACGGCATGGCGGCGCAGAACGGCGCGCGCCAGATCAAGGATCGGCTGACCAATTTCGCCGCCGAGAAATACCAGGTGCCGCGCGACCAGGTGCTGTTCCTGCCCAACCGCGTGCGCATCGGCAATCAGGAGATCCCCTTCGCCGACCTCGTCAAGCAGGCCTATATGGCCCGCATCCAGCTCTCGGCGGCGGGCTTCTACAAGACGCCGAAGATCCACTGGAATCGCGACAAGGGCGAAGGCCGCCCCTTCTACTATTTCGCCTATGGCGCCTCCTGCTCGGAGGTCTCGGTCGACACGCTGACCGGCGAATATGTGGTCGAGCGCACCGACATACTGCATGAGACCGGCCGCTCGCTGAACCGCGCCATCGACCTCGGCCAGATCGAGGGCGGTTTCATCCAGGGCATGGGCTGGCTGACCACCGAGGAACTGTGGTGGGACGACAAGGGCCGGCTGCGCACCCATGCGCCGTCGACCTACAAGATACCGCTCGCCTCCGACCGGCCAAAGATCTTCAACGTCACGCTGGCCGACTGGCCGGAGGCGCATGAGCCGACCGTGCACCGCTCCAAGGCGGTCGGCGAGCCGCCCTTCCCGCTCGGCATGTCGGTGTTGCACGCGCTGTCGGACGCGGTGGCGAGCGTGGCGAACCACAAGGTCTGCCCGCGCCTCGACGCGCCGGCGACACCGGAGCGGGTGCTCATGGCGATCGAACGGTTGAAGGGTGACGCCAGGGCGTGAACCCCGGCAAACGTGCAAATCTGCCCGAAAAGGCTTACATTTCCGCAACGGGAATGCAGACGATGAACTCGAACGTGCAAAGCCTGAAAGCCTTTCTCGGCCAAGCCGCCCGCGTCGCACTGGTCGAGGTCGCGGCGACGAAGGGCTCGACGCCGCGCGAGAGGGGCGCCTTCATGCTGGTCTCGGCCTCGTCGATTTTCGGCACGATCGGCGGCGGCCAGCTCGAATATATGGCGATCGACAAGGCGCGGCAGATGCTGGGCGGGCGGACGCCATCGCGATCTGCCACCAATGAAGCCCGGATCGAAGTGGACGAAGTCTGCGCCACGCTCGACGTTCCGCTCGGGCCCGAGATAGGCCAATGCTGCGGCGGACGGGTCGAGGTGCTGATCAGGCCGGTGCATGCAGCGCTCGAACAAGAGCTCATTCGCAAGGCCGAAGCCGAGGAGGCGCATCTGCCGCATGTTTATCTGTTCGGCGGCGGCCATGTCGGCCAGGCGCTGGCAGCGTCGCTCGCGCTGCTGCCCATCCATGCCGTCGTCGTCGAGACGCGCGCAGACGCCTTGGAAGGCATGCCGGAGACCGTCGAGACGAGGCTGACACCGATGCCCGAGGCCGTAGTGCGCGAGGCGCCGGCTGGATCGGCCTTCGCCATCCTCACCCACGACCACGCGCTGGATTTCCTGATCGTCGCCGAGGCGCTGAAGCGAAACGACGCCGCCTATGTGGGCATGATCGGCTCGAAGACCAAGAAGGCGACGTTCCGGAACTGGTTCCTCAAGTCGGCCGATGGCAGCGAGGCGGAGTTCAACCACCTCGTCTCGCCGATCGGCGGCAACGCAGTGAAGGACAAGCGCCCGCAGGTGATTGCAGCGCTTGCCGCCGCCGAGATCATGACGGCGCTGGTGTCGCACGCCGCCGAGGCGCCCGGCTCGAGCACGCCAGAGAAGGCGATGGCCGGCTGATTCCAGGCGGCCTCACCGTCCCTGCCTATTCGTTCTCCTGCGTGTGCGCTTCCAGGAACCACAACAGCTTGTCGAGCGAACGCGAATAGGCGGTGAAGATGTCGGCGGTGTCGGCATCGCCGGCACCGGCTGCCTCGTCGATTGCCGCGCGGGTCAGCTTGGCGGCCGCGGCATAGCGGTCTATCAGCGCCGCCAGATGATCCTTGGTCTTGTGGATGTCGGTCGGATAGGGCTTCAGCTTGGTCGCCTTGGCCACCTCCTGCGACGTGCCATGCGCGGTGCCGCCGAGCTGCGCGGCGCGCTCGGCGATGATGTCGACATGGCCGTCGATCTCCTCGCGAAACGTGTCCAGCATTTCATGGATGGCGATGAATTGCGGCCCCTTGACGTTCCAGTGTGCCTGCTTGGTGATCAGAGCCAGATCGATGGCGTCGGCAAGCCGGGCGTTGAGAAGGTCGATCGATTCCGACTTGGCATCGGATTTGAGGTCGTTCCTGGTGACGATGGCGTCCATGGTCGGCTCCTGTCGCGGTGGGTCGCGTTGATGAAAGCTGAGGATTGATCCAGAGGGGCGGCCTCACGCGGCCGCCGATTGCCAAAACGGCACCGGGGACGTTTCGTTCCGAAAGAGCGCAGCCGCGGGCGCTTGCGGCAACTGCCGGATATGACCAGCGCTCACAGCTGCTCGTCGCTTTGTTCGTTTCCCAAATCGCCCAAAAAATGGTTTCTGCGTGCCGGACAGACACGGGGCGGAGTGCCATGGACGTAGTTAGAATTGCAGCGTTTTCGGATGGCGAGACCGGCGGCAACCCAGCCGGCGTGGTGATTGCGGATGTCTTGCCCGACGCCGCCGAAATGCCGCGCGTCGCGGCCGAGGTCGGGTTTTCGGAAACCGCCTTCGCCGCCCGCGAAGGCGATGGCTGGCGCGTCCGCTATTTCTCGCCGGAAAGCGAAGTGCCGTTCTGCGGCCATGCGACGATCGCGCTTGGCGCGGCGCTTGTGCGGCAGTTCGGCGACGGGATTTTCGCGCTCACCCTCAATCAAGCCAGCATCACTGTCGAAGGGTTTCGGGACGGCGCCAACATCGTCGCCGCGCTGCAGTCCCCGCCGACGCACAGCAGACCGGCGCCGCCGGCGCTTGTCGCCGAGACGCTGGCGTTGTTCGGCTACACGACCAACGATCTCGATCCGGCCATTCCACCGGCGCTGATCCATGGCGGCGCCGACCATCTGGCGCTGGCGCTGAAGTCGCGCGAGGCACTGGCTGCGATGGCCTATGATTTGAAGCAAGGCCAGGTGCTGATGCGACGCGAAGGGCTGGTGACGATCCTGCTCGCCTACGCGGAGACCTCCAGCCTCTTCCACACGCGCAATCCGTTCGCGTCCGGCGGCGTCTACGAGGATCCGGCGACCGGAGCTTCGACCGCCGCCTTTGCCGGCTATCTGCGCGACCTCGGCTGGCCGCATGGCGGCGCGATCGATGTCGTGCAGGGCGAGGATATGGGGATGCGCTCGCGGCTGCATGCCGACATCCCGCCTCAGAAGGGCAGCTCGATCAGGGTGTCCGGCACGGCGCGCATGATGGGCGGCTGAAGCAACTCACGCCGGCCGTTTCAGGCCGAGATGCTCGCGCAAAGTGCGGCCTTCGTATTCGGTGCGGAACAGGCCGCGCCGCTGCAATTCCGGCACGACCAGGGCGCAGAAGGCGTCGAGCTCGCCAGGGAACCAGGACGGCATGACGTTGAAGCCGTCGGCCGCGCCGCCTTCGAAGCGCGCCTGCAGTTCGTCGGCGATCTGGGCAGCCGTGCCGACGATCCGCCAATGGCCGCGCGCGCCGGCGAAATGGCGGGCGAGCTGGCGGATGGAAAGACCGTCGCGGCGCGACTGCTCAACGACCAGCGCCTGCCGGCTCTTCATCCCTCGCTCTCCGGCAGTTCCGGCAGCGGCCCGTCGATCGGGTAGCGCCCGAGATCGGAGATGCTGAGGTAACTCGAGAGCAGCGCCACGCCGACCTCGTCGGGGATCAGCTCCTGCAATTGCTCATGCTTTGCCCGGGCCTCCGCCTCGGTCGTCGCAACGACCGGCGCGACGCCCGGCATGATCTTGACGTCGTCCGGCTCGCGCCCATAGGCGGCAAGCCGCCGTTTGACGTCGTCATAGAAGGCC
This window encodes:
- the xdhC gene encoding xanthine dehydrogenase accessory protein XdhC, which encodes MNSNVQSLKAFLGQAARVALVEVAATKGSTPRERGAFMLVSASSIFGTIGGGQLEYMAIDKARQMLGGRTPSRSATNEARIEVDEVCATLDVPLGPEIGQCCGGRVEVLIRPVHAALEQELIRKAEAEEAHLPHVYLFGGGHVGQALAASLALLPIHAVVVETRADALEGMPETVETRLTPMPEAVVREAPAGSAFAILTHDHALDFLIVAEALKRNDAAYVGMIGSKTKKATFRNWFLKSADGSEAEFNHLVSPIGGNAVKDKRPQVIAALAAAEIMTALVSHAAEAPGSSTPEKAMAG
- a CDS encoding PhzF family phenazine biosynthesis protein — its product is MDVVRIAAFSDGETGGNPAGVVIADVLPDAAEMPRVAAEVGFSETAFAAREGDGWRVRYFSPESEVPFCGHATIALGAALVRQFGDGIFALTLNQASITVEGFRDGANIVAALQSPPTHSRPAPPALVAETLALFGYTTNDLDPAIPPALIHGGADHLALALKSREALAAMAYDLKQGQVLMRREGLVTILLAYAETSSLFHTRNPFASGGVYEDPATGASTAAFAGYLRDLGWPHGGAIDVVQGEDMGMRSRLHADIPPQKGSSIRVSGTARMMGG
- the dps gene encoding DNA starvation/stationary phase protection protein Dps, encoding MDAIVTRNDLKSDAKSESIDLLNARLADAIDLALITKQAHWNVKGPQFIAIHEMLDTFREEIDGHVDIIAERAAQLGGTAHGTSQEVAKATKLKPYPTDIHKTKDHLAALIDRYAAAAKLTRAAIDEAAGAGDADTADIFTAYSRSLDKLLWFLEAHTQENE